In the Carettochelys insculpta isolate YL-2023 chromosome 6, ASM3395843v1, whole genome shotgun sequence genome, ACACCTCAGGACAGCCTGCCGTGTTATGGACCACAAGGCAGAGAGAGTCTTGAGTACAAGGCGGCTGGGCTGAGGCAGCCAAGTTAACATCTGGCTCACAAACACACAGAGCTTAAGGAGAGGCACCAACAATGGATGTCCTGCTAGGAGGGGCACTGATTAGAGAGGACTCTCCTCCCGTGCAGACAAAAACCCTCTCCAACGCTGGATCCCAGCTGACTtgtggctgcctggctcctgaTAGGACAAAGGGCTCAGAACAGGTGCCTGACCTGCTGTGGGAGAACAGGAGGTGCTGGGACCCagagccctgtccccccacctcaccttcCTCTTGTTGAGCTCAAGGGCCTGGCTACGCAGGGTCAACTCCTTCTCCACTGTGCCCAGGTTCCCCTGCAGCACCCGCTCCTTCTCCTCCAGCTTCTGTACCACcagcagctgggcatccacctgTAACACAGCCCAGTCAGGGGAGCACCACCTGCCGCCAGCCAGCTGTACACTGCCTTGCCTGCCAGGTGAGAGAACCAGTGTTCCAGCTCATTTTTAATCTCCATGTGCAGAATTCATTTTGTTAGAAGTGATACTATGGAGCTGATGCCTCCACTTGGGCGCACAGGATAAAATTCATTCTGTATGTGGATGATCAGCGGCACGGGTGGGGCtcaggggttcagagtgtgggagggggctcaggctggggaacgggggctctggggtggggctggggttgaggtgtcTGGGAGGCGACTGGATGGGGATACGGGCCCTGGGTGAGAgccccaggagagggctgggggtgtggggtctaggagggagctcaggactgATGCTCTCAGCGGGGAAAACAGGGGGTTCCCCAGGGCTCTTGCTGCCTGTAGGTGAGTGGGGATAttcccacctgcagctcccattggtcacaacTCCCGGCCAATGAGAGATACATGGGCGAAGCCTCCGAGTGAGGGTAGGGTGGGGACAGAGCCTCCGTCGCTTGCAGGGATGCAGCCAGGCGGAAggaacagcagcatgcagagccacctccccaccttGCCAGGAAGGTCTGGCCGGGAACACAGGGGTTTTACTgtctgcagcccctaaagccccttgCTTATTGCAGccgagctgccacagctggggggcgGGAAGCCACAACAGCTCCGTGCacggcagccctgagcccctgcggCCAGACAGCTGAGAGGGAACTCTGGAGAGcaccccagtcctgctcccagcagcgCAGCGCCCCCTACTGCTGCTCTGGGGCACTGGACTCAGCACTGACTGTgaggctccagccctgctccctgcagcacagtgcctccTAGTGGTGCACTGGAGCAAATTGAGCATGATGAGACAGCACCCCCtactgagcccccctcccactggCGCAGTGCCCCCTACCTGTGACTTGAGAGCCAACACCTGATCCGCCAGCTCATCCTTCTCCTCGCGCAGCAGCTTGTGGATCTGGTTGGACTTGATCCGCTCGGACATGAGCTTGAAGTTGGCATCATCCTTCTCCCGCAGCTGCTGCATGAGGCGCATGTTCTGCTCCTGCATGTCCTCGAAGGCCTGGCCCGTCACGTCCATCTCCGACAgaagggcctcctcttcctgcagcaggtggggccaggtcaggggggccaggccactgccccagccaaaTCCTTTCTGCCAGCTCTCCCCCACAACAAACCCTACCCATTAAAGGGAACCTCCCACAACCTGCCTGTCCCCTGCGCCCCATCCCAGCACCTGCTTGGTAGCAGCCAGTTTCTTCTGCAGGTGCTCGATCTGGTCCTCTGCCAGCTTGATCTTGCGCAGGGCATCCTCATCCGCCATCTTCTTGCTctccttcttctccttctcctccagctcccgCACACGTCCAcgcagctcctccacctggtAGGGCAGAGAGACAGCGTCACAccccagaacacacacacaaccccgcAGGTCCTCCACCTGCCAGGGCAGAAAGACAGTGACAGTGTCCGAACACCCTCCACCTGCAGAGGGCAGAGAGACAGCATCAGaccccagaggccccttcttcctgctgGGACAGAGAGGTCCACAGCCCCAGAACCCCCCTGCCtaccaggggcagggagacaaTGTCACACCCCAGAATGCCCTCCACCTGATAAGGGAGGAGAAACTACCACAGCCGCAGaatgcccccccacccagctcctctgcccgCCACGAGCCCACACCCACCCATTCACAGTGCCAGGCAGATCCGATCTCTCAATCTGCACCCTAccccaggggttcccaaccttttccgtCACATGGTGCACTTCTATGGTACGAACAATTCCACGGCGCACCCACTTTTCCTGCTGAATCGATTTCTCACAAACGCCACGCTGACTTACGTTTACCAGGGTCACAGTCTCCCTAGTGAGCTTTGCAATCTACCCTCCCTGACTCTCTGCAGTGTGTGTTGCGGGAGTCGGGGGGGGATTGAGCCCCTAGGTGGCACCGTGTGGCCAAGGAGCAATGCTGCCCGGGTCCGAGCTAGCACAGGGTTGACAATTTCCTTCTCtcagctgctttgcaaagcctctgtgaggggCAACAGACCAACCCTGCACTAGCTGGGAATCGGGCAGCCTTGGTGCTTGAACCCCGGGCTGGTTTGGGGTCATCTGAGCGTGCTGTGAAACTTCATCAATTCCCCTCCGctctggctctgcaaagagctgcagggaggggaaactgatgaaatagCCGCTGCACACCGGTTAAAAACAGCTGCCCTAGCCATAGACTCGCCCCCTAGACTGTCCGTCCCACAAGGGTCTCCCTCACCTCAGCTTTGGTCTTCTTCTCGGCAGCCATGAGTTGCACCTTGTCCCTCTGCTCCTTGGGGGCTGATTTGtacatgtccagcagcagcttcatCTCCTTCTGGCTCTCCTGGGCCTTcctggagaggagaggagagggatcagggccctgcacagccagcccagcccagcctcccaccccactcctcccttccccttcaccCCAGACATCAGGGTTCTCTCACTTGAGCTCAATTCGCAGCTGCTTAAGCAGGTCTGAGTCCTTCTTCTTGGGGTCGTCGCTGCCCTTCTGGCGGTCGCGCTCCCGGGCTGAGCCATCCCTCTCCCGGTCCCGCGAGCGCTCCCGGTCCCCTCCGCGGCCTCCCTTGGGGCGCTCCGGCGGCTCCTTGatgcggggaggtgggggaagctggggggctggtggaggcggctcctcctcctcctttttcacCACCACTTCAGGCGGGGGCACCACCTCTTCCTTCTTCACCACAGCTGCCACGACCTCCTTGGGCTCCTTCTTTACCTCCAGCGAGGGTacgcccccctcctcctccttcaccaCCACAGCTGGGGCCCCACCCACCGGATCCTCCGGCCCAGGGGTCGGGGGCAGCACAGCTGAGCTACAGGGGAAACTGCTCGACTGCATCCGGATCTGGGACAGGGAGAGACAGCATCAGacccctgggctgctgcccctccctagcccctgccctgggcataCTGCCCCTGACCTACCCGGTAATCCCAGAACACAACCCCTCcttgccaccccccacccagcataCCCCTAAAATTAACCCTCCCCAGTGGTCTCCTTCCTCCACAGATCCCCCGTTCCCAGCCACATGGACATGGATCCTTAAACACAACCCCGCCCCAGAGCagacccactcctgcccccaccgGCTCTCTGCGtacagcccctcccttcccgcGGCTACCCTGCTGCCCCCATAGCATCTCTCTAAAaggctccctctcccctgccctgcctccagcccaggcCTCCTCTCCCCCGAGAGCGGGCCACTGAGCGCCCCAATCCCTGTCCCATGGGCGCTCTCACCTTGTTGATCTCAGCCTGCACCTCGCGCAGCTTGCGCTTGTAGCGCTGCACGTCGCCTTTCAGCTGATGGTTGTGGTTCTGGAGGCTGCTGATCAGGTGGCGCATCTCCCGGTTGATGGGACCTGGGCGGGGAAGGTTACACAGGGGCAtgatgggagctgctgggaggggcgGGTGACTGGTGGCAGGGCACCAGTGGGGACAAAGCTCCCTACAGCGTAGagatcctgggaagcagtgcccAGGAAGCAGCCCGCAccagggcactgctgggaggAAGCTCACTGCACTGAGAGTGAGGGCAATCTCCCTGGGCGGCGTGCGGGGTACTGCTGCGAGGACACACACCACTCTGGGCCGCGGGGGCTCCAGCTGGGCGGCCAGCCACACTGGGTGAGGGGGGGGCACTGCGGCGATGGAAGCTCCCAGCAGACAGAGACAGCTTCCGCTTGCGAGGGGCCTGCCAACCCCACTGGGCTGtactgtgggggagaggggtgcacGCCGCACAGggccaaaccactgagctatgcagGGGAGTCGGGACATACCACAGGGCTGGGCATAGAGAGGGTGTGTCTGTCTCACCCGCTTGCTCGTTGGCAGCCAGGTTCTGCTCAAACTCAATGCGCAGCATCTCATACTCCTTGCGCACCTGGGCCAGCGTGTCCTCCAGCTGAATCACCTCTGTGCGCAGCTTCTTCTGCAGGTTCAGCTCATcgctctgcagtggggcaggcggAAGCTGAGACATGGGGCAGGAATtgtcctcccccaacccccgTTGGCTCGCCCACAGTCAGCAAGGCACAgactcctccttccccagccagaaTGGTACATCCCCGGACAGTGCCACACTGCAGCACAAATGGTGTGTTCCAGCACAGAGCAGTAATCAACTTATGTGCATCgggcccaccagccccaccccctcaaaaagccccaccccccaactatgactcctcccccccagcctcacctccATGTGCTCGATGTGGCGCAGGTGGCTGTTCTTGGTGGTGAGCAGCAGGGCGCGTGCCTCATCCAGCTGGGTCTTCACCTGCAGGCTCTCGTTGTAGAGCAGCGAGAACTGCGACTGCAGCACCTTGTAGTCCAGGGTCTCCTTCACCGCCTCCTCTGGCAGCGACCGCAGTGccatctgggggcagggggtgtcacTGCCACAGGCATCACCCTCTACCTGCACCTCCCCACGGGTCTGGCCCCACCCCCTAACCCCAGTCAGGCCCCACTGCAAGCCTGGCTCCAGGGAATGCTGCCCACCAGGCCcatggcccagcctggccccaaggGATGCGGctttccccattctcctcccagccaggccccaccaACCAGCCTGAATCCAGGGAGCACCACCCTCCACCCCGTTACCTTCAGCTTCTCATTGGTCCTGACAGCCtgttgcagctcctgctgcaactTCTCCAGCTCAGCCATGCGGCTGTTGGCCAGCTCCTGGTTCTCCTCCAGCTCCGCATTCAGCATCTCGAACTGCCGAGACGGGGCTCAGATGACAGAGGCTCTCTCCTACCTTaaggcctcctcccacccaggacTGACTCTACACCTGCCCACTCTCAAGATCCTCCCTTCTCCAAGGCACTCCCCATCCCTGTGCCAGAGACCGCCACCCCCTCTGCACTGGGTCCACACAACGCCCCCCGCCCCAATGCCAGAGATCCccgtctcccctccctgccccctcaccttcTGCATACTGAGCGTGATCTGCCCACCCTGGAAGCCCCCGGAGCTGCCTGACACGTAGTAACCAGAGTTCAGCTGCAAAAGATCAGAGAGAGCAtcagcaacccccaccccaatcaGGCCTCCCAAGTGCTTGGGGAatgggcacag is a window encoding:
- the RNF40 gene encoding E3 ubiquitin-protein ligase BRE1B — encoded protein: MSGPGSKRAAGDGGSGPPEKKANQEEKTTTTLIEPIRLGGISSTEEMDLKVLQFKNKKLAERLEQRQAFEDELRERIEKLEKRQATDDATLLIVNRYWSQLDENVQVLLRRYDGDCEPPPTGTPAPQPAEEPRPEPTAPDPESTASPSTDGLDGTDVAPPDAAPSTPWKAGGLLLNEPALSFLATLASSSSEEIELQLQERMEFSKAAVSRVVEVSNKIHRRTEELCQKIHTRDDLDQLDEALKSLNKELMRENQRLQDLAMQLQEKHHKISLEYTELQDKVTSSETKVLEMETTVEDLQWDIEKLRKREQKLNKHLAEALEQLNSGYYVSGSSGGFQGGQITLSMQKFEMLNAELEENQELANSRMAELEKLQQELQQAVRTNEKLKMALRSLPEEAVKETLDYKVLQSQFSLLYNESLQVKTQLDEARALLLTTKNSHLRHIEHMESDELNLQKKLRTEVIQLEDTLAQVRKEYEMLRIEFEQNLAANEQAGPINREMRHLISSLQNHNHQLKGDVQRYKRKLREVQAEINKIRMQSSSFPCSSAVLPPTPGPEDPVGGAPAVVVKEEEGGVPSLEVKKEPKEVVAAVVKKEEVVPPPEVVVKKEEEEPPPPAPQLPPPPRIKEPPERPKGGRGGDRERSRDRERDGSARERDRQKGSDDPKKKDSDLLKQLRIELKKAQESQKEMKLLLDMYKSAPKEQRDKVQLMAAEKKTKAEVEELRGRVRELEEKEKKESKKMADEDALRKIKLAEDQIEHLQKKLAATKQEEEALLSEMDVTGQAFEDMQEQNMRLMQQLREKDDANFKLMSERIKSNQIHKLLREEKDELADQVLALKSQVDAQLLVVQKLEEKERVLQGNLGTVEKELTLRSQALELNKRKAVEAAQLAEDLKVQLEHVQCKLKEIQACMAENRAAKEKESFNLKRAQEDISRLRRKLEKQKKVEVYADADEILQEEIKEYKAKLTCPCCNTRKKDAVLTKCFHVFCFDCVKTRYDTRQRKCPKCNAAFGANDFHRIYIS